The Penaeus vannamei isolate JL-2024 chromosome 15, ASM4276789v1, whole genome shotgun sequence genomic interval ATCACTATGGTCCGTTTAATTTTCATAATTTGCTTTTAACACTAAAATTCGTGTAACCAATATTCTGATGCTATCACTACAGAtgttcatcacctttatcataacCACAATCATGCTCATCATCCGAATATCGTTTCCATTTCATAACAACCAccactttcatcatcaccaccactgccacaatcatcagcagcattatcacaccaccaccatcacgcaCCATCATTTATCTCACCAATACATaagcaccaccatcctcaccacccccaccattaccactaccatctTCACCACAATTACCAtcacacccccaccatcaccatagTCACCACCAGCCTCACCCTCACCAGAACACCACCCCACAATACGTACTATTAGCGACCAATTTCCCTTGGTCTTTGCTTTCGTTGTTGTAGGTGGAGATCGCGCCGCAGACCGAAATGCGGGCGTGGTCGACCATGTGTCTGAGGGCGTGAAGAGTGAAGTCGCCGCCCACCTGAGGAGAACGTGAGGGGAAAGTGAGTTATCGGTAgttagtgatgatgaggaggatgccTTTGAGGAGACTATGAGGCGGGTATGAGAGTGTAAGATGAGGAGAGTATGAGGTGAGTGAGGAAAGGGATCATGATTTGAAGCACAtttaaggagaaaatgagaggaaaatgatagtgatgaggtgATGGTGATTTACTCGCGGACGATGAGGACTATGAAATGTCactgcaaaaaaacaaaaacaaaaaaaacacgtcgAACTAAAAGTGattttaattgttgttataataaacTTTGGACCATTCATTGAAATGAGTTAAATTAACTATATAAActcttaaataaataaaaagttacaagcattaataataacgaacgattatgctctctctctctctctctctctctctctctctctctctctctctctctctctctctctctctctgtctctctctctctctctctctctctctctctctctctctctctccctctccctacccttctcctcccctcctcccgctttACCTCCCAcgcccatttctttccctccacccactctcatccatccacccacactccACTCACAGCCACATCTACCCCTTTATTCATCCACTAACACCAAGTATCACCCACGCCTACAACCACCTACGACAACATCCACcccctcatccatccacccacgccTACATCCATCCCCCCAGCcatccgcccacgcccacaaccGCCCACATCCACCTACATTGTCGAAATAGCAGTGGATTCCCCCCGGCGCCGCCTTCTTCAGCTCCTCGTCGATGTTGGCGGTCTTGTAGTTGAAGACGTGGTCGGCGCCGAGCTCCTTGACCCAGGCGCACTTGTCCTCCGACCCGGCGGACGCGATCACCTTgcagcctggggggggggggggggggttaggctaGGTTATGGGTATTTTGTAagcgcgcgtatatatatttatttatatgtaaatatatatatatatatatatatataatttatttatatgtaaatatatacatatatatatatacacacatatatatacatatatatatatatatatatatatatatatatatatataattcatttatatgtaaatatatatatatatatatatatgtatatatgtatatgtatatatgtgtgtgtgtgtgtgtatatatacacacacagacacatatatatatgtatacatacatatatatatttacatatatatacatgtatacatacatatatatatttacatatatatacatatatacatacatatatatatattatatatatatacttatatatacatatatatattagatatatatacacatatatatatatatatatatatatatatatatatatatatatatatatatatatgaatatattctgtatatatatatatacctatacacacgaTAATACCTacgaacatacattcatacatatatgcattcttgTAAACCTCATTCATAATCAGCACTGCcaacagcgcccccccccccctcgcctcaacCAACCTTTGATCTTGGCGATCTGGACCACGGCGCTCCCGACAGCTCCGGCGGCAGCGTTCACCAGCACGGTTTCTCCCTCCTTCGGGTTGCAGAGTTCGAGGAAGCCGAAGTAGGCGGTGTTTCTGCAATGGGTTGAATGGGTAATGGGCTGAACTGACTATCCCCCATCccagtccctctctttctcctcatttacctacctacctacccactctagctttacctctttccctttcctttactctcctttaccctcctgaCTCCACCTTATTCCCTCCTCACCTACCTACTCCCTTTAGTCTtaaatcccccctcccatccacaccctcattccctccctccctctttacctacttatctaccaaCCCATTCCAACTTCACCCCCATTTTCTTGGTTATCCTCtacctccacactccctccttccccacttaccAACCCATTTTGActaatcccctttccttccccttcacccttccctcttcacctcaattccctccctcactccctccttacctacttacctaccaacCCACTCCAACTttaccctcttttctccccccatactccctcactccctccttccccacttaccCAGGCATTCCAATGACCCCAAGGCCTAGAGTCTTGGACATGCCACTCAGGTCAGGCAAGGGGGAGTACATGAAGCCAACTTTCTTCAGCTCCTCCGCCGGGATGTGGGTGTGGGAGCGCCAGCCAGTGTAGCACATCAGGTAGGACCCGACCTTCCATTGAGGGTTCTTGCTCTCGATCactctgggggagagggggaaatacaATAATAGAATGCACCAATACAGTGCGTATACAGTATTACTAATAGAAATATAACAGACTTCCATTATTGATTCTTGCGCTCGATGaggaaatatatcaatataatacaaGCATACACTGTAAattacacaatataatatatttgaatatgaggTTAGAATATAGCAGAATGCAACAATGTAATGTAGTGAGTACAAATAATTGTTGCCAAGCTAAATGAGCAGGGATTTTCTCGGAAATAAAGGAACATCAGAGTTGAGGAAATATATTACATTTACTTTAGATTCCCCTAAACCTATGCTCGTTTTCTTTATGAACACCAAAGAAAACTACCGGGATGTCTAATATATTAATCAACAATTCTTGTACAGTCAAAATGGGGTATATggatacagcacacacacacacacacacacacacacacacacacacacacacacacacacacacacacacacacacacacacacgcacacgcacacgcacacgcacacacacacacacacacacacacacacacacacacacacacacacacacacacacacacacacacacacacacacacatggaaatgaaaaaatacatagaaaaatatattaagataaaatgcattcatacatctgtacacacccacgtacacactcacacacacatacacctacacacacacacacacatatatatgtatatatatatatacatatatatatatatatatatatatatatatatatatatatatacatacatatatatatatatgtgtgtgtgtgtgtgtgtgtgtgtgtgtgtgtgtgtgtgtgtgtgtgtgtgtgtgtgtgtgtgtgtgtgtgtgtgcgtgtgcgtgtgggtgggtgcgtgtgggtgtgtgcgtgtgtgtgcgtgtgtgtgcgtgcgtgtgtgtgtgtgtgtgtgtgtgtgtgtgtgtgtgtgtgtgtgtgtgtgtgtgtgtgtgtgtgtgtgtgtgtgagtgcgtgtgtgtgaatgtgtgtaaatgtgtgtgaatgtgtgtgtgtgtatgtgagtgtgtgtgaatgtgtgtatgtgtgtgtgtgtgtgtgtgtgtgtgtctgtgtgtgtgtgtgtgtgtgtgtgtgtgtgtgtgtgtgtgtgtgtgtgtgtgtgtgtgtgtgtgtgtgtgtgtgtgtgtgtgtgtgtgtgtgtattgattaaTTGATTCCCAGTTGCTCAGCTGAAGTGGACAAAGTTATGACGCTTTTATGATAACACCATGTTATCTTCCCACTCTGAGATCACCTATTACAATGACGACAAACGTGAGCTCCCGCTCGACAGTAAAGCAATATTTTGTTTTGCGGTGTTGTTCTTTCATACAAAAATAACGTCATTATGTTTTGCCCATGATATCGGTCGAGGAAAAGTACAGTTTGAAGGACATTTCACAACAAAACGGCGTGAGTTTTATATCTTTAAAACGAAGAAATCTTTTTTAGTTGACGGAGATTATGAAATATCCAGCCCTTGAACCCAGAGATTGAAGGCCTTAAGTTACTTGTTATATGTAAAGGGGTTCAATCACCACATTGTTTACATTGTTACtaaatagaagagggaagagaaggttgCTAACCCGCGTACATTACAGTGCCTCACTTTGGATAGCGGACCGTTCCCTCCGTTATATAGGCCTGCGTCATTCTCGCTCTAGTGTTAGTGCTCTAGAGTGATAAGCAGAAGGCCTCTCGCGTTTCctcttgaaaaaaaagataattcttaTGTAACCAATGGTCTTTGAAGACCGGGTTTTTGTGGCCATGAAGTTAAAGGTCCGAGGTCTGATTGCCACTAACCTGATAGCGAGATTTATCGCCTTGTATCATTATacatcataaaaattataatactagTCTGGTACTTCTAGGGCTTTACAAATGGGCGAAAGTACTCATTTCAAATTCAACAAAGGATAAACTGGCAACTAAAGCCTGGCTTTCAAGTCTTCATATTCGCCAAGTCACTCCTTAAGGAATAATAGCAATGTGGCATTGGAGAAAGCAAATtccaatagataaaaagaaatcatACATCTGTAAGAACAAATAGTAAGATTCAGTtcattagaataaagaaaaagcgaATTGGCGAAACAGAGTACTTGAGTtcccagttgttgttttttaaactGGACATATTAATAGTCACGCTGTGTTACGACCTCTAAATGAATGTTCTTTTTAAATTCGAAAGCAACTCGTTTCATGCACGACCGAGGACTTCATCCGGAgacaaaataagtgaaaaaatacgGCAGTTGACTGAAGTTCCACAATAAAACGACTAGGAAATAGTCCAGACGAAGTGCCCTAAGAATTTGTGATCTGATATAAGGTGACGTATTTGTAGTGGAGACGCCTTATCCCTGCCGAAAATCAAGACTACACCAGGAATGAGCCGATAGAAATATAAGTTATATTGttaattaaccccccccccactaaccaTTTGCAAGGAGGTTAGAGGAGGGCACTGAGAGGATGTTTTGTAACGACTTAGCCTAAGGTGGTGAGTATTGATACGTATTGGGTTTATACAGTGGCATGTTTTACATTTTCTGTTCCTGGATGGAGTACGAAAGTCagtctaactcactcactcacactcactcacctactcactcactcactcactcactcactcactcactctctctctctctctctctctctctctctctctctctctctctctctctctctctctctctctctctctctctctctctctctctctctctctctctctctctcgtgtacttttttttttttttttttttttgcaagggtGTATGCATACACCGCACATGTATACTCTAATATATTCTTGCAAATAacacttccccccaaaaaaatatatctGTTCATATCAAATATCGACAGTACAGATCTTAGCATCTTGAATTCTATTCCATTATAAAAAGTTACACAAGATTACCAGTGACAAAAACGTAACGGGACAAGTGACCTTTTCCCTTCTAGACAATAGACGTTTGTCACTTTCTTTTTGCGATGTTTTAATGTTTCGATCTTggcctttttatatattttatttttatttttgttattattattttttaatgatagtaatggccatgtatcattaccatttcaaaagttgaaaatatatgaataaatgaataaaaggcaAGTATTATATCATTCATCTCATTTGTTATctttagatagataagtaggacTAGATTATATGTAGACGCGTAGATACAAGGATTGATTGATATACTGACAGACTGATTAATAGGAcaaatcagagagagacagacagagacagagagagacagacagacagacagagacagagagagacagacagacagacagagacagagagagacagacagacagacaggcagacaaagctTATCCGACCAAGGCACGTCCCTCACCGGGCTACTTGTCCTCCGACCATCACGCTTCCCACGGGAATCATCCTCGCCCGATACCGCATGTACGGGTCGACGCTCAGGCACTCGGCTTCGATGATCACATCTGAGGGAAATAAAAGGAGTTTTAGTTAAGGTTTAAGtgtgaatctctgtatgtgtatatgtattagtaCAAGCACATAGGCCTATACAGAGGCACATTCACCTACGTATTTGCCTCtcacgtctcccctcccctccttctcctttccctcccctccctccccctttcccgtccctctctctcctcctctgccctccccccgtccctctcgccctcccctccttctcctttcccttccctccctcctcctttcccgtccctctctcacctcagcccccctctcccccgtccccctcgccctcacctccttctccgcACGCCGGCAGCTGCTCCTCCTGCAGCTTGAAGTCCTCGAGGGTTGGTTCTCCCTGGGGCCTCTTAGCCAGAACCCAGACCTTGGCAGTCACCATCTTCGTCAGTAGTCGTTATTGTTCTGAAAAGAAAAGGGGATTTTGCACTTTGTCGTGGTTCTGTTCGGGTTAGTTTGGAATTCGTTGTCTCCTTATGTTTTCTTGTGTCGTTTTTCCTACaagattaatgttgttgttttggtttggaTATCGACGCTATCTACGCcactgatttttgtttattttaaaattaaaacTGATAGCGGATATCCACTTGTTATATGTCCACTTATCGTTTTATCTTGCTTATTGCTTATCGTTGCAACTAAACGTAACGACCTtgattggacacacacacacacagacacacacacacacacacacacatacacacacacacacatacacacacacacacatacacacacacacacacacatacacacacacacacacacacacacacacacacacacacacacacacacacacacacacacacacacacacacacacacacacagacacacatacacacacacacagacacacagacacacacacacacacacacacacacacacacacacacacacacacacacacacacacacacacacacacacacacacacacacacacacacacacacacacacacacacacacacacacacacacacacacacacacacacgcacacacacacacacatacacacatacacacacatacacacatacacacacacacacacaccgatatatatatatatatatatatatatatatatatatatatatataaatatatatatatatgtatacattctcctctttttctccaagGCCTAAGGATAGGCCTATGTGGACAGTCTTCTCAGTCATTGCTGTTGTCAACTGTCGGTTTTAGAGAGATCTTGTAACTTACGATCTATATGAAGAATATCAAACACTTTTTGATCAGGCATCCATTTTCTTTACCAATCCTTTGTACACCGCCCGcaagatataggcctataataccGACTCTACAGTGATaatctccttctactctccttctcaTCACCATTAGCCGTCGCTTCATTATGacccttatcctcattatcctactACCAGTATTCCTATAATGAATGCATAACGGATGAGGCCTCTGCTCCCTTCAGAGATACACTCATTGATGCATTCAGACATAAACCATGACATATGCACAATTTTGGGTTTTGAGAAGGAAACCCACTCATAAAACGGTGTCGAGGGCGAACATTTTTGCAGCGTAATAAATGACACACAACGATGATACGGTAGGCCTGTGTAGAGGCGTAAGAAGCCGAAGACGTTATAGGAAGACCGCCACGCCATACGAAGGTATTCTGCCGTAAAGCTGTACCAATCCTATTAATATAAATTATAGCATATTATACCATGATCTTGATGAGGAAGGTACTTGCAatcgaaaaaaatatttcatttttaagAATAACTATCCTCATGCTGATATCATCGAAATTATAGTAGcactgataaaagtaatgatacgaatgtcattattatggataatgatgataatgaattctTAGACAACATAATGTGATAGCATATCTACCGGATTTCCTTATAGCAGGAAAAACAAAATTCATCTGTTTCATCtaattctatttttccttctttttatcccctGTCCTTCACTTTTTGTACTCTGTgttatgtgtgagagagagagagagaggggggggggttgagagaggaaggttatgaaagaaagaaacaaagagtgggagagaaagcgtCGAAAGaatgtagataggcagatagatagatagatagaaagagagagagagagcggaagagagactTCCATAACCTAACACCATTGGCATTCTCTACCTACACCAACGAGCCACGTGTTCTGTAATTCGATTCCTGTGATAATTCCCTTCCACACCATGTTTCCAACCCCTACCTCCTGCCTCCCTATCCATTTCCCCTCCgcacgataatgattataagaatgataatgataataatagtaacataggCAGAGTACTtcagtaagaacaataatgataatgatatagaaaatatGTCACTAGTTGAGTACTtcagtaagaacaataatgataatgatatagaaaatatGTCACTAGTTGTATAACGAACATGGAATAAGACTTTACGACCGTGCCGAGATCAGCAGACCGAAAATGATGTCGCTCTGGTCAGCTTCATTCCGCATGAGACCTCACATCAAGCAGGTCCCATACGGTCtcatattattattctattgttttCCCGGATAAGGTTTTAAGGTTATAGGGAGAGATCTGTGGTtcccaacattttttttcattgtgtggCCCTTTGGAAAGATCAATTTAATAACACGCGAGAGATAATTATATGCAGGTACTGTATCTGGGATTAAAGTGTTTCGATTCAACGTTATAATTGCTATACTGTTCGAAGGCTCTCAGACTGGGACTCCCTGGTATAGAGGGTACTGTTTGCAGCCTACAGATACCGGCCTGAAATCTCGAGAGCAAGCCATTCACctctcgggtttttttttttttttcgctgccCGGGATTTCCCCTTCATTTGCACGGCGCTACAGTCTCCCCTTTGTGTTTTTTCTGTATCATTCATGTATTTTTGCTAGGCTAAAAAGTCTCCACTGCCACGATTTTACGAAGATAATAATTACCCGCATaccgctagagagagagagagagagagagagagagagagagagagagagagagagagagagagagagagagagagagagagagagagagagagagagagagagggagggagggagagggagagagagagagaaagagagaggggggggcagagagagagagagagagagggacagagagagagagaaagagagagagacagacagacacagagaaagagtgagagagagagagacagacagacagagaaagagagagagagagcagaacacAGCTTTTGTTTTTTTCGCGGAAATCTCGCGTTTGTTAGATTTTAGCCTCTATTCCAGTTTTTGCTCGATATGTTTAACAGGGTGTATATTCTTGAAGGCTTTAGAATgagtttttataatcattattaatatcgttatagcCAAatgatgactactactactattactattaaaatttatatctaaattatctttattattttatggtattgttattatcgttattattatcattgtcattattattattgtcattattgttattattattatcattatcaacatcattatcattatcatcaatagtattattttcattattattgttatcatcatcattactacaactactactgtcttcgtcttcttctccttgttctactcctactactactactatttcatcttcatcgtcttctactgctactattactattatttcttcttctttttcttctactgctacttctactactattacttctaaataataaaaaaacagtagtATTTTATTTTTCAGGCTGAGATCaaaacatttctttttcatctcgtTTTTACCAAAGAAGGCCAAGCATCAGTGTGAAGAAACGGGACAGGTTTCGTCCGTTGAGGAAAATTTTACAATAATCACAGGGCGGAAAATGTCCACCTTGAAAAAAGCGCGTGAGGTgactgagacaaaaaaaaaaaaaaaaa includes:
- the LOC113812556 gene encoding prostaglandin reductase 1; this encodes MVTAKVWVLAKRPQGEPTLEDFKLQEEQLPACGEGDVIIEAECLSVDPYMRYRARMIPVGSVMVGGQVARVIESKNPQWKVGSYLMCYTGWRSHTHIPAEELKKVGFMYSPLPDLSGMSKTLGLGVIGMPGNTAYFGFLELCNPKEGETVLVNAAAGAVGSAVVQIAKIKGCKVIASAGSEDKCAWVKELGADHVFNYKTANIDEELKKAAPGGIHCYFDNVGGDFTLHALRHMVDHARISVCGAISTYNNESKDQGKLVANSPYDTSLIITKQLRIEGFLVNRWLNRWLEGLTQLKQWVQEGKMKYKETVTQGFENMPQAFIGLFRGENIGKAVVVV